A single region of the bacterium genome encodes:
- the corA gene encoding magnesium/cobalt transporter CorA translates to MVSRLIQKISRTKNTVPGDLVLVGEQKEWSAVIRVMEYDENEVLEKEITSIEECERFYGTQRVTWLSLEGLHDLKAVEQAGACFHIDPLVLEDIVNTGQRPKMEDFDTHLFVVLKALRFSHDSGEVVTDQVAVVFTASEVITFQEERGGLFEHLRERIRRGKGKLRRLGTDYLAYAIIDSVVDNYFGVLEEIGERIEFLEDELVSDPDEYTLHEIYRLKREVIFLRKTVWPLRELVASLCRRDSDLIRESTIPFLRDTYDHTVQVIETIETFRDVLSGMLDMYMSSLSNKMNAVMKVLTVIATLFMPLTFIAGLYGMNFKHMPELEWPWGYAFALLLMAAVTVVMLVYFRRKDWL, encoded by the coding sequence ATGGTCTCACGCCTGATCCAGAAAATTTCACGCACCAAGAACACTGTCCCAGGCGACCTGGTCCTGGTAGGGGAGCAGAAAGAATGGTCCGCCGTAATCCGGGTGATGGAGTACGATGAGAACGAGGTGCTGGAAAAGGAGATCACCTCCATCGAGGAATGCGAGCGGTTCTACGGCACCCAGCGGGTCACCTGGCTCTCGCTGGAGGGCCTGCACGACCTGAAAGCCGTGGAGCAGGCGGGCGCCTGTTTCCATATCGACCCCCTGGTGCTGGAGGACATTGTCAACACCGGGCAGCGGCCGAAAATGGAGGATTTCGACACCCACCTGTTCGTGGTGCTCAAAGCCCTGCGGTTCAGCCACGACAGCGGAGAGGTGGTGACCGACCAGGTGGCGGTGGTGTTCACCGCCAGCGAGGTAATCACTTTCCAGGAGGAGCGCGGCGGGCTGTTCGAACACCTGCGCGAGCGCATCCGGCGCGGCAAGGGCAAGCTGCGCCGCCTGGGCACCGACTACCTGGCATACGCAATCATCGACTCGGTGGTGGATAACTATTTCGGCGTGCTGGAAGAAATCGGCGAGCGGATCGAGTTCCTGGAGGATGAGCTGGTCTCGGACCCGGATGAGTACACCCTGCACGAAATCTACCGCCTGAAACGCGAGGTGATTTTCCTGCGGAAGACTGTCTGGCCGCTGCGCGAGCTGGTGGCCTCGCTCTGCCGCCGCGACAGCGACCTGATCCGCGAGAGCACCATCCCGTTCCTGCGCGACACCTACGACCACACGGTGCAGGTGATCGAGACCATCGAGACTTTCCGCGACGTGCTCTCGGGGATGCTGGATATGTATATGTCCAGCCTGTCGAACAAGATGAACGCGGTGATGAAGGTGCTGACCGTGATCGCCACCCTGTTCATGCCGTTGACATTCATCGCCGGGCTGTACGGGATGAATTTCAAGCACATGCCCGAGCTGGAGTGGCCCTGGGGCTACGCTTTCGCCCTGCTGCTGATGGCGGCGGTGACAGTGGTCATGCTGGTCTATTTCCGGCGCAAGGACTG